A region of Triplophysa rosa linkage group LG16, Trosa_1v2, whole genome shotgun sequence DNA encodes the following proteins:
- the mc5ra gene encoding melanocortin 5a receptor isoform X2: protein MNTSEITTPSLWAFSINSSSVLYPLNTTETKPKACEQLNIATEVFLILGIVSLLENILVICAIVKNKNLHSPMYFFVCSLAVADMLVSVSNAWETIVIYLLNNQQLVVEDHFIRQMDNVFDSMICISVVASMCSLLAIAVDRYITIFYALRYHNIMTVRRAALIIGGIWTFCTGCGIVFIIYSDNTSVIVCLISMFFIMLALMASLYSHMFMLARSHVKRIAALPGYNSIHQRASMKAAVTLTILLGIFIVCWAPFFLHLILMISCPRNLYCTCFMSHFNMYLILIMCNSVIDPLIYAFRSQEMRKTLKEIICCYSLRNVFEMSR, encoded by the coding sequence ATGAACACCTCAGAGATCACCACCCCGTCCCTCTGGGCCTTTTCGATCAACTCCAGCTCCGTCCTCTACCCACTCAACACTACAGAGACCAAGCCGAAAGCATGCGAGCAACTCAACATTGCCACCGAGGTGTTCCTCATCCTCGGCATCGTCAGTCTTCTGGAGAACATCTTGGTCATATGCGCcattgtgaaaaacaagaacttGCACTCGCCCATGTACTTCTTCGTCTGCAGCTTGGCTGTGGCCGACATGCTGGTGAGCGTCTCCAACGCCTGGGAAACCATCGTCATCTACTTGCTCAACAACCAACAGCTGGTGGTTGAAGACCATTTCATCAGACAGATGGACAATGTCTTTGACTCCATGATCTGCATCTCGGTGGTGGCGTCTATGTGCAGCCTTCTAGCTATAGCCGTAGATCGCTACATCACGATTTTCTACGCTTTGCGATACCACAACATCATGACGGTGCGACGAGCTGCCCTTATCATCGGAGGCATCTGGACCTTCTGCACAGGCTGCGGCATCGTCTTCATAATCTACTCCGACAACACGTCTGTCATCGTGTGTTTGATCTCCATGTTCTTTATCATGTTAGCGCTCATGGCTTCTCTTTACAGCCACATGTTCATGTTGGCCCGCTCTCACGTCAAGCGCATCGCCGCTCTGCCGGGCTACAACTCCATTCACCAGCGGGCCAGCATGAAGGCAGCAGTCACCCTAACCATTCTCCTGGGTATCTTCATCGTCTGCTGGGCTCCATTCTTTCTCCACCTCATCCTCATGATCTCGTGTCCCCGGAACCTCTACTGCACGTGCTTCATGTCTCATTTCAACATGTACCTCATCCTCATCATGTGCAACTCCGTCATCGACCCGCTCATTTACGCTTTTAGAAGCCAGGAGATGCGGAAAACCCTCAAGGAAATTATCTGCTGCTACAGCCTGAGGAACGTCTTTGAAATGTCCAGGTAA